The window TTGATGACGAACTAGAGCTAGAGCTAGATGATGATCCGGAACCTGCACCTGCACCAGAACCAGAGCCTGATCCGCCGCCAAGACCAATCCCCAATCCAACGCCTAGACCGACCCCAATCCCACCTAGGTCAAGCCCCAAGTCTTTTCTTGCCACTCGGCTCTCGGATAACATAAGTAAACTTGAAATCACTAATAAACCAAGAAGAACTAGACCTTGGACCCTGGCCATTTTTGAATTCTTCGTTTGTAAAAAgacctttaaaaaaaacttgCGTGTAAACCTTGCCAATCAGTGTGTTTTGAGTTTGTAGTCACTTAATTAGATAGAAGAGACAATAACATGTTCGGGTATTTATAGAAGCTTTAGGATAGAGTGAGCCATTACGTGTTTATCACCAAATTCAGACTTTTACCACTTTGTCATTTTTAATTCATAGTTTCCTCGGAATTACATTTAAAGAACCATGAATCCCCCTGATTGGTCGATTATTATagtttgattggtcgattgtttttaatttttatttatttaaattagatttaaaaatttaaggtaagtctaaaaacatttaacatcacttgccatataatctaaagaatattacaaataacaatttatggcaactaattctcgaaattatagaaagattaataatgttatatttattatttataaagtataaaatataatgtatgaatttttatataagacaATGATAATAGTtgtatactctacttgatgaatcattgaattgtattcgaatataattatataataactattttaaatattcaaaaatccaaacatgtttattaatatgatttttaaattatttatcgttgtttacaaaataaatttatcagaattttaaaattatttatatagtgttataaattatttataaaatataaatcctactatatattgattgagaagtcacataagtgattttttattacgtgttgatcataaatgaactcttcaaattgttataatttgattgaccgatgatttttaattttatttattataattatatctaaaaagaaaaaaaaataattcaattaccattttccaaataatctacataatattagaaataattatttatgataactaattgttgaaactatgaaagagtaataatgcgatcaattttctatatatttataaattacataaaataataaaaaaagtgtttatttgaattgatataatgattttatattcgtatagaaagagttacatttgtatataaagtatcataataactattaatgtctaataattcatgctttataaatcatttataaaattataaatacatttataaaaatcagacgttttaaattattataaaaggttctaagtcatttatagaagcttatatattaattgataaaatgtattttgaaaatttatcctcctattacaatattttgaatttttttcattttaatggtaaaattcctcaactatgtttacttagtgtagaaactcctaaactaaagatttactggTAGTAATAGTAATATGACTTGTtagagtttaattcattaaataaagtaaGTTTAAGGGgatttttcgttaaatacttagttttaggatttttacccaaaacaaacttagttgaggggttttaacgttaaaattccttattatttctttattatctattatttaaatatgtatagtgggatttgttttatcaaaaaccagttGCAATCAAATGACGAGATATCTTCTTTCctaatatcatgcatttaatatttaaatatatatagcaagatttgaattaccaaaattatgtatatattataaccaaaatatctttaaaaatttattagaagatattttatctcatagctgaattaaaatttagtagaaatattctatctcatagctTCTTTTGAAAGCTAGGTCATTTaaaaacttaaactaatttgctatataaatatcacgTCACCCCATTAGTTTCACGCATCTATCTTTTaggttttcatatgtttttgatcgttttaatttaaattctacttttgtgatcttgcgcaatcaataagtaactcatagacgGAAACACCATTACTGGTAATTTTGTGGGGGATTCTTCTTTtccgtttatttttgttttcttcctctccatgttgtatctctatctatatttttgcaaCAGTAGTGATTCAACCAACAAAGGAGACGACTCTGTTTATCCAGGAACTGATCATCCCTTTCAAAAaagataattcttttttttataaaattaaatcacttatcaagaatatataTGCTAATAaagtgcaatttatttattgtgcgtgatcctcttcggtacgtctgagagccaaaggtaatctcaaagctttttaaaaactttgaaactcattgatgttgtcctatcaattatataatttgttatcttttggggattgtttacatctttaaatatttttgttataattacCTCTTTTCTGACTCAAGGTTTAGAGAAGGAAACCGTAAATTATCTATGAtgttacaatgaaaccaataataataaatctcaggtaattcaaatctctcttttatatttcatggctgattttttttattgggaTTATAcgtgaaatatttgtttttctcaattatatttttctgatgttttaagattagtgttaaatgtgatcgttttctaaacgttctaatgtattttttgttcatatgaacatagtataaatatcaatatgtaacatcAAATCTTTCATATTTACCATATATAtgtaacataagtattatatagttgaaaatatataattatcaatttaatattaatgttaatgtCTACACATGCGTGCGGGCGATCCACCTAGTACCAATTAAATACATACTAGGTGTTCTGCCCGCGCATGCGGGCATAGTGtttttattgatatttatttgtttataactattaaatcaaaactaacataaaaaattattaattatgttttttaaaagataaatcaaacattaaactttatattttataataaaaatattatttcagatgAAACACAacattatcttatgttttaaaaatatattttatttttgaaaattttataatatatttacttatagtcaataatcaaatataacatataaataaaatattattaatatatattcattagctTTTATCAAAGTATAAATATATGcttattgttgtgttaaattttaaaaacattcacatatattttagaaaatatatttgtttgtttgattagcatttaattataatttttttatatctaactatagcttttataataaaatattattttcagataacaacagaatatatctaagaattatcttatgttttaaaacatgtttttatttttgaaaattttattatatttatgtatagtcaattatctaatataatatataaatataatattattaatagaaattcgtgttaaattatttatattttatataattcttattattattaattttaattatttatttaatcagatatattttaaattcatttttatttttgactaatttatataatttatttattaagagTATAAACgttttgttataaattttaatcactttttaataagatagatttgaaattcgtttttattttttgactaatttatataattattcattaagggtataaacgatattaaccggtctaacttttaacgtgagagctctgttacaaaaatttacttcgcaaataatagtatagatgtaggcgaaatataatttttgatcggtaaaatatgtaaaatgaTGAAATATGATGACTTATAAATTACATTAAGAAATTGAAGCTTAACCCAATTTAGTTCGCGAGGTATTTTAACCGGTgaggcaaaaaaaaataaaaggaaaagttGAGGTTTCACTATAAATCTACGTCAAATATATTTCACGGGTTTCAATCACAAACATGTcctatatataatttatgatcATCCGTAATGCATAACAAGATTGTTAGCTTATCCTAATTTAGttctaacaaaaatttaaagataataGAAATAGTTAGTGCACATTTAAGGTAGGAATGCAGGTGATGTGTGCATTATCTTTTTACTGATGCCAATCCACCAGAGTCGACGGACCACTAAGTAGAGTGGAAGAGCAGTGGTGGACctggggttttttttttttttgtcatctggaAGATTAATGATAGATTTTCAACAGTTCTTACAACATAACCAGCAAAGGTATAATCCCTTTCTGGAGCCACAAGCCGGCGTGTACAAGTTACCACCCGGAACCAAACGCTTACACTAAAACATATTCTACAAACTCAAGAGacaaaagaaggaaaaagaggCTAAACGCCTGCTGGAGCACAAGCATAACTTCAAACAAGATGAAGTTTGTCGAAACCGGAAACAGGATTGAGAAGGAAAGCGACAGGTCTTAATTATTAGAGTTGAGCTGAAATCTCCACTACCGTTCCTAAGGAACCACAAGCAAACAACACACTTACCACTTCTTCAAGCAAGAGAAGCCACCAGAGAACAAGCCATCAACCCGAGCAACCAACGATGAGACACATACACGATTGGCGATTGACTGCTCCAAGACCGTCGCGATTGAGCATAAGCTCCACAGCCCCTTACCAAGAAGCCCGGAGAACCCGTAGGATGCATACCAAGGAACTGCACAGCTTCCCCGCTTCGACACTTCATCAAATGAAGACCTAAAAATACCACCGAGACTGAACGACGAGACCAAACTAGTGACTACACGAAGCAGCAACTAAAAGCCTCAGAAAGAACAAACATCACAGAGACCACATCAGATCAAATCCAACCAAAGGCCTCAGCAAAAGCTCCTTCTAAACAAGTCGCCAACCCAAACAAACTCAAGCCTGCTTACACCTCTAAACCTCCTTCAACCCCCGAAGCATAAACTGAGATACAAGCTCGAAAACCACCAAAGGACGCCTGAAGGGCGCTTGACCAGGATCAATGGAAAAATTAAAAACCCACATCAGAGCCAGCTATAACCTGCAACTGCACACCTGAAAACAGTTTCGACCCTAGAGAAGCAATCCAAGCAATCCACAAAGTGATTACTAAACTTGATCTCCAATCCAAACACCCCAGACCAACCTAGGACTGAAGACTAAAACACAACACAAGAAAGACACCCTCGGAGTGGCCACAAACAGGAGGATTTCAGACTCAAGCTTGACAGCTAAACTTCACCGGCCCTGGAACCAGATCGACAAACTCACCATCGACGCACAAAAACCATCAAGCCCAACGTCCAGAGAAGCTCCAACCCAAGCTATAGAGCCACAGATCCGATACCAGACCATCGAATCTCCTCCAAACCTAGATCTGAAGCCACGAACCACCGGATGTCAAAACGCAGAGACAAAGACCGAAGACATATAAACAGAGACGACACGGGACCGCTCCCGGTGGCGGTGAGAATCACCGACCACCGGAGCAGCAGATCGATTAACGCAAGAGTTCCTCTCTTTAGGGTTCGGCTGCGAGAAGGAGAACGAAAATGTGACCTGGGGTTTATACACGCAGAAACTAGTCactcatatatattatttgtcaCTAATTTATAGTCCCCACCACTATGAAGTATTAGTCAACCTATTACACGTGCTTAAATTGTTCGAGAAAGATCGTTCACATTGGTTATGTTGTTATTACCATGAATGACCAATAATGTCACTTCTCATATagaattcaaatttttttacttcattttttCTTAATCCGGCTATCAAATTACAAAATCATTTTTAGACCAATACTTATTCGATTATTTTGAACCTAAATAATTCTGTTTGTGATTTTGGAATAGTATAAAATAAGAATATTACAGTCACTTAGATTAACATATTTAACCATTTTGAGTATATTATAGTTCTAGTTACGATAACAATCCTTTATATGAAGTCTGATGTTATAATTCTTGGATCTAAGTTGaattataaatgtaaaattataacCTTTGCAGTTAGGAGATTCAAccatttgtaaatatatattgtaattCTTTTTACGACAACGATCCTTTAAAatgctatatttttttaacttttttgtaTGACGCCGGATGTTTAGATCTTTGGATCTAAGTTATATTCTAAACgtaaatttttaatttgattacaaaatataatttcaatcaatacacatcttcttattattattttagtgtTTA of the Brassica rapa cultivar Chiifu-401-42 chromosome A03, CAAS_Brap_v3.01, whole genome shotgun sequence genome contains:
- the LOC103861965 gene encoding LOW QUALITY PROTEIN: GPI-anchored CFEM domain protein A-like (The sequence of the model RefSeq protein was modified relative to this genomic sequence to represent the inferred CDS: inserted 2 bases in 1 codon), encoding MARVQGLVLLGLLVISSLLMLSESRVARKDLGLDLGGIGVGLGVGLGIGLGGGSGSGSGAGAGSGSSSSSSSSSSSSSSSRGSXSGGSGAGSSAGSFAGSRAGSGSGN